In the genome of Helicobacter sp. MIT 05-5293, the window TTTATCAAAGTATTCAAAAGCCTAATGTGATGATAAAAGTCCCCGCGACAAAGGCAGGTTATGAGGTGATGAACGCACTTTATGCAAAAGGGATTAATGTCAATGCGACTTTGATTTTCACACTTGAACAAACGCAAAAATGTTTAGAAGCATTCCTTAGCGCATCAAAAAACCATTCACAGCCTCGCGCAGTCATCAGTGTATTTGTTTCGCGATTTGATCGTGCAGTAGATTCACTTTTATATGCAAAAGCTCCGCATCTAGGTAGCAAACTTGGTATTATCAATGCAATGGAATGCTATGATGCAATCGAGTATCAAGGAGATTTGACAATCCGCACACTTTTTGCTTCGACAGGGGTAAAAGGTGGTGATTTAAAGCCTAGTTATTATATTGATGCGCTTAAATTCCCTCATAGTGTCAATACCGCACCTCTTGATGCGATTGCTGCATATCAAAGTGAAGAAGCACTTAAAGCTCCTCTTGATAAAAAAGCGCAAGAGGATTTTTTCACCGA includes:
- a CDS encoding transaldolase, which encodes MSQQSHNFSLWCDFIQKEFLENEFKSLLDSQIIKGATSNPSIFAQALKTPIYQQQIQSLKGQKAKEIYEHLALCDIKRAAEILLPLWERNPDNGYISIEIDPFLCDDADKSIDEGIRLYQSIQKPNVMIKVPATKAGYEVMNALYAKGINVNATLIFTLEQTQKCLEAFLSASKNHSQPRAVISVFVSRFDRAVDSLLYAKAPHLGSKLGIINAMECYDAIEYQGDLTIRTLFASTGVKGGDLKPSYYIDALKFPHSVNTAPLDAIAAYQSEEALKAPLDKKAQEDFFTEIESFGINRDSIASTLLEEGLSAFKQSFEELLKTF